A single genomic interval of Helianthus annuus cultivar XRQ/B chromosome 13, HanXRQr2.0-SUNRISE, whole genome shotgun sequence harbors:
- the LOC110899817 gene encoding uncharacterized protein LOC110899817 isoform X4 — MSKLQLKDCIEPLLNFTLTLSIEESINTGLSNEFCSNLLKEDDHDLIQSSSTSSADVFEGVPPYPLYKYLSSALLDTISSGTIHKMHTNTPLIHEDSSLKQKEYEWNNIIREKGSDLIKMLDTVEFELHVQEPFFSQLKDGHKTIEGRCAGRLNRIKSGSLILFNKCLLLQVEDVHLYASFSDMLAAEGLAKVLPGVDTIEEGIQIYRKFYSEEREKSNGVLAILVKPTPQLYDHLASILAALSYDGIQRLLGISQTVGTVSDALPLPRSTLLSAFTLTHNPDVKGSVLSDGARALAKHVNRSNGKFWGSFSGNVHWIS; from the exons ATGTCGAAACTTCAACTGAAAGACTGCATAGAACCGCTATTAAACTTCACTCTTACTTTATCCATCGAAGAGTCCATTAACACAGGTTTATCCAATGAATTCTGCTCTAATCTCCTCAAAGAAGACGATCATGATCTCATCCAGTCATCTTCAACTTCATCTGCCG ACGTTTTTGAAGGCGTTCCTCCATATCCTTTATACAAGTACTTATCATCAGCTTTGCTCGATACGATTTCCTCTGGGACGATACATAAAATGCATACCAATACGCCTTTGATCCATGAAGATTCTTCCTTGAAACAAAAAGAATACGAGTGGAACAACATTATTAGGGAAAAAGGATCCGATCTAATAAAA ATGTTGGATACTGTTGAGTTTGAACTTCATGTTCAGGAGCCCTTTTTCTCTCAACTCAAAG ACGGACATAAAACCATTGAAGGGAGGTGTGCTGGTCGTTTAAATCG TATTAAATCAGGATCTTTGATTCTCTTCAACAAATGTTTGTTGCTTCAAGTTGAG GATGTTCATTTGTATGCTTCTTTTTCTGACATGCTAGCAGCCGAGGGTCTCGCTAAAGTTCTACCAGGTGTTGATACCATCGAAGAAG gGATACAAATTTATAGAAAGTTTTACTCGGAAGAGAGAGAAAAGTCCAATGGTGTTCTTGCTATACTTGTAAAACCGACACCACAGCTTTACGATCATCTGGCATCTATTCTTGCG GCATTGAGTTACGATGGCATTCAAAGGCTTCTGGGTATTTCACAAACTGTAGGAACGGTTTCCGATGCACTTCCCCTGCCCAGATCGACATTACTTTCGGCTTTTACATTGACACATAATCCCGAT GTTAAAGGTTCGGTTTTGAGTGATGGAGCTCGGGCTTTAGCTAAGCATGTCAACAGGAGCAACGGGAAATTTTGGGGCTCCTTCTCTGGAAATG
- the LOC110899817 gene encoding uncharacterized protein LOC110899817 isoform X3: MSKLQLKDCIEPLLNFTLTLSIEESINTGLSNEFCSNLLKEDDHDLIQSSSTSSADVFEGVPPYPLYKYLSSALLDTISSGTIHKMHTNTPLIHEDSSLKQKEYEWNNIIREKGSDLIKMLDTVEFELHVQEPFFSQLKDGHKTIEGRCAGRLNRIKSGSLILFNKCLLLQVEDVHLYASFSDMLAAEGLAKVLPGVDTIEEGIQIYRKFYSEEREKSNGVLAILVKPTPQLYDHLASILAALSYDGIQRLLGISQTVGTVSDALPLPRSTLLSAFTLTHNPDSLLSDNLISCWLEVKGSVLSDGARALAKHVNRSNGKFWGSFSGNVHWIS; this comes from the exons ATGTCGAAACTTCAACTGAAAGACTGCATAGAACCGCTATTAAACTTCACTCTTACTTTATCCATCGAAGAGTCCATTAACACAGGTTTATCCAATGAATTCTGCTCTAATCTCCTCAAAGAAGACGATCATGATCTCATCCAGTCATCTTCAACTTCATCTGCCG ACGTTTTTGAAGGCGTTCCTCCATATCCTTTATACAAGTACTTATCATCAGCTTTGCTCGATACGATTTCCTCTGGGACGATACATAAAATGCATACCAATACGCCTTTGATCCATGAAGATTCTTCCTTGAAACAAAAAGAATACGAGTGGAACAACATTATTAGGGAAAAAGGATCCGATCTAATAAAA ATGTTGGATACTGTTGAGTTTGAACTTCATGTTCAGGAGCCCTTTTTCTCTCAACTCAAAG ACGGACATAAAACCATTGAAGGGAGGTGTGCTGGTCGTTTAAATCG TATTAAATCAGGATCTTTGATTCTCTTCAACAAATGTTTGTTGCTTCAAGTTGAG GATGTTCATTTGTATGCTTCTTTTTCTGACATGCTAGCAGCCGAGGGTCTCGCTAAAGTTCTACCAGGTGTTGATACCATCGAAGAAG gGATACAAATTTATAGAAAGTTTTACTCGGAAGAGAGAGAAAAGTCCAATGGTGTTCTTGCTATACTTGTAAAACCGACACCACAGCTTTACGATCATCTGGCATCTATTCTTGCG GCATTGAGTTACGATGGCATTCAAAGGCTTCTGGGTATTTCACAAACTGTAGGAACGGTTTCCGATGCACTTCCCCTGCCCAGATCGACATTACTTTCGGCTTTTACATTGACACATAATCCCGAT TCTCTGCTTAGTGACAACTTAATTTCCTGTTGGCTTGAGGTTAAAGGTTCGGTTTTGAGTGATGGAGCTCGGGCTTTAGCTAAGCATGTCAACAGGAGCAACGGGAAATTTTGGGGCTCCTTCTCTGGAAATG